In a genomic window of Methylobacter sp. YRD-M1:
- a CDS encoding IS3 family transposase (programmed frameshift): MSKKRRNHSPQFKAKVALAAIKGDKTLAELSSEFNVHPNQITQWKQQLQDNASELFSKGKPNSSVSDETIKDLHAKIGQLTVENGFFSQSARSLDRAQRKEKIDPQAELPVTQQCKLLALSRSSVYYRPVEVSDEDLRLMKAIDAIHLEQPFRGSRRIRDELLDRKVVASINRKKVQRLMRQMGLVALYPKKKTSLPSKGHKIYPYLLKGLTIDRPNQVWATDICYIPMAKGFLYLVAVMDWHSRKVLSWRLSNTMDSRFCLEALEEAIECYGAPEMFNTDQGSQFTSDKFTGMLNAHSIKISMDGKGRWVDNVFIERLWRSLKYEDVYLKAYETPRQAEIEIGRYFRFYNEKRRHQGLEGKTPDEVYDADLLNEQKAA; encoded by the exons ATGAGCAAAAAAAGAAGAAATCACTCTCCGCAGTTCAAAGCCAAGGTAGCCTTGGCAGCAATTAAAGGCGATAAAACCTTAGCCGAATTATCGTCTGAGTTTAATGTTCACCCGAATCAGATCACGCAATGGAAGCAGCAATTGCAGGATAATGCCAGCGAGCTGTTCAGCAAGGGCAAGCCTAACTCATCAGTTTCCGATGAAACCATCAAGGATCTGCATGCGAAGATCGGGCAGCTGACGGTGGAAAACG GATTTTTTAGCCAAAGTGCTCGGTCGCTAGATCGAGCTCAACGCAAAGAAAAAATTGATCCCCAAGCGGAGCTACCTGTGACCCAACAATGTAAATTACTGGCGCTGAGCCGTTCTAGCGTCTATTACCGGCCTGTCGAGGTGTCCGATGAAGACCTGAGGCTGATGAAAGCCATCGATGCCATTCATCTGGAGCAGCCGTTCAGAGGGAGCCGGCGGATACGCGATGAGCTGCTGGATCGAAAGGTTGTCGCTTCTATCAACCGTAAGAAAGTGCAACGCCTGATGCGGCAAATGGGCTTGGTTGCGCTTTATCCGAAAAAGAAGACCAGCCTGCCAAGCAAGGGCCATAAAATCTACCCTTACTTGCTGAAGGGCTTGACTATTGACCGTCCCAATCAAGTTTGGGCAACCGATATCTGTTATATTCCGATGGCCAAAGGCTTTCTCTACTTGGTCGCGGTCATGGACTGGCATAGCCGCAAGGTCCTGAGCTGGCGCCTGTCGAATACGATGGACTCCCGCTTTTGCCTGGAAGCTTTGGAAGAAGCGATTGAGTGTTACGGGGCTCCGGAAATGTTCAATACCGACCAGGGTAGCCAATTTACCAGTGACAAATTTACTGGCATGCTCAACGCCCATAGCATCAAGATCAGCATGGACGGAAAAGGTCGTTGGGTCGATAATGTCTTTATTGAACGGCTCTGGCGCAGCTTAAAATATGAAGACGTCTATTTGAAGGCGTATGAAACGCCACGGCAAGCTGAAATAGAGATCGGTCGCTATTTCCGCTTCTACAATGAAAAACGACGGCATCAGGGATTAGAGGGAAAAACGCCGGATGAAGTCTATGATGCTGATCTTTTGAATGAGCAAAAGGCGGCATAA